One region of Prosthecobacter debontii genomic DNA includes:
- a CDS encoding ABC transporter ATP-binding protein — translation MSLLTVQNLQQHFPVRGGLLRRSVASCKAVDGVSFSLEEGETLGLVGESGCGKTTLGKAIVRLLKPTSGSIHFEGKDITTAGIGALRPMRRYMQMIFQDPAESLNPRHTVRDILEEPFIVQKLGTKDERRKWVAELLDKVGLSAASADRFPFEFSGGQRQRIGIARAIALKPKLIICDEPVSALDVSVQSQVLNLLLDLQREMGLSYLFIAHGLSVVKHMSDRVAVMYLGKIVELAPAEELYRQPRHAYTRALLDAIPEPDPTKRRKRLLLQGDVPSPINPPPGCAFGHRMKHPLWEKSVGMDLSLKEVSPGHWVQPCPCCT, via the coding sequence ATGAGCCTTCTCACTGTTCAAAATCTTCAGCAGCATTTCCCGGTGCGGGGTGGTCTGCTTCGCCGTTCCGTCGCCTCCTGCAAGGCCGTGGATGGGGTGAGTTTCTCTCTGGAGGAAGGTGAGACGCTGGGGCTCGTGGGCGAATCGGGTTGTGGTAAGACCACGCTCGGCAAAGCCATCGTTCGCCTGCTGAAACCCACCAGTGGCAGCATTCACTTCGAGGGCAAGGACATCACCACGGCTGGCATCGGCGCACTGCGTCCCATGCGCCGATACATGCAGATGATCTTTCAAGATCCCGCTGAGTCCCTCAATCCTCGGCATACTGTGCGCGACATTCTTGAAGAGCCTTTCATCGTCCAGAAACTGGGCACGAAAGACGAACGGCGCAAATGGGTGGCCGAGCTTCTGGATAAAGTCGGGCTGTCTGCCGCATCCGCAGATCGTTTCCCCTTCGAATTTTCGGGGGGGCAGCGTCAGCGCATTGGGATTGCCCGAGCCATCGCCTTGAAACCCAAGCTCATCATCTGCGATGAACCCGTTTCGGCCCTGGACGTCTCCGTGCAAAGTCAGGTTCTCAATCTCCTGTTAGACCTGCAACGTGAGATGGGTCTCAGCTACCTCTTCATTGCACACGGACTGAGCGTGGTGAAGCACATGAGCGACCGAGTAGCGGTGATGTATCTCGGCAAGATCGTCGAGCTCGCCCCAGCCGAGGAACTCTATCGCCAGCCTCGACATGCTTATACGCGGGCTCTCTTGGATGCCATTCCCGAACCTGATCCGACGAAGCGCCGCAAGCGGCTGCTCCTGCAAGGCGACGTCCCATCTCCCATCAACCCACCCCCAGGCTGTGCCTTCGGTCACCGGATGAAGCATCCTCTCTGGGAAAAGAGTGTGGGCATGGACCTTTCTCTCAAGGAAGTGAGTCCCGGTCACTGGGTGCAACCTTGTCCGTGCTGCACTTGA
- a CDS encoding ABC transporter ATP-binding protein — MSSPSSILEVRDLVTAFDTDAGRMVAVDGISFDVPRGRTLGIVGESGCGKSVTAFSITRLLPQPHGQVLSGSIQFEGHNLRTLPLEEMQKLRGQEISMIFQEPMTALNPVQTVGKQLAEAILLHTQCSKNEVLSRSLDMMRKVRIPAPETRLNEYPHQLSGGMRQRVMIAMALINKPKLLIADEPTTALDVTVQAQILELMADLQKDMGMSVVLITHDLGVIAEVCDEVAVMYAGRIVERAGVNDVFAHPRHAYTQGLLASIPRLDSVPKTPLKAIPGNVPGIADFLPGCRFAARSRRPHTEAHLQNRPPFIEISPGHWVENCPVCVA, encoded by the coding sequence ATGAGTTCCCCATCTTCCATTCTTGAGGTCCGAGACCTCGTCACCGCCTTTGATACCGATGCGGGGCGCATGGTTGCGGTGGATGGCATCAGCTTTGATGTGCCACGCGGTCGCACCCTCGGCATCGTCGGGGAATCCGGCTGCGGAAAAAGTGTCACCGCCTTTTCCATCACGCGCCTGCTGCCCCAACCGCACGGCCAGGTTCTCTCCGGCAGCATCCAATTTGAAGGACATAACCTCCGCACGCTTCCCCTGGAGGAGATGCAAAAGCTGCGTGGGCAGGAAATCAGCATGATTTTCCAAGAGCCCATGACGGCGCTGAATCCGGTGCAAACCGTCGGCAAGCAATTGGCTGAGGCCATCCTGCTACACACTCAGTGCAGCAAGAACGAAGTGCTGTCTCGCAGCCTGGACATGATGCGCAAGGTGCGAATCCCCGCGCCGGAGACTCGCCTGAACGAATACCCGCACCAACTCAGCGGCGGCATGCGTCAACGCGTGATGATCGCCATGGCGTTGATCAACAAACCGAAGCTCCTCATCGCCGATGAACCCACCACGGCTCTGGATGTCACCGTGCAGGCGCAGATCCTGGAACTGATGGCTGATCTGCAAAAGGACATGGGCATGAGTGTGGTGCTGATCACGCACGATCTCGGTGTCATTGCCGAAGTATGTGACGAAGTCGCGGTCATGTATGCGGGTCGCATCGTCGAGCGAGCCGGTGTGAACGATGTCTTTGCCCATCCCCGCCATGCATATACCCAAGGCCTGCTGGCCAGCATCCCCCGCCTGGATAGCGTGCCCAAGACGCCTCTGAAAGCGATCCCCGGTAACGTGCCTGGGATTGCCGACTTCCTACCCGGCTGCCGATTTGCAGCCCGTTCACGTCGTCCTCACACGGAAGCACATCTGCAAAATCGTCCCCCCTTCATCGAAATCTCCCCGGGTCACTGGGTGGAAAACTGCCCTGTTTGCGTCGCATGA
- a CDS encoding extracellular solute-binding protein, which yields MRFSFHQTLTALLLGCTLLISACSRTVTDDRFPPYDNTEEVKAAWQAKPDLYRFRTPADLPPNLKWETGLDYPDMGSPEAKKGGTFNYDMPNYPSTLRFMGPDGNNTFRSEHYDNIEMSLLSKHLDLDTWIPGLANEWAVSEDRLTVFFRLDPDATYSDGVKVEVEDFFMAFYMSLSKHAKDPFRADYFQREFTCITKYDERTLSVTLTKPKPDPIYSANMGPMPRHFFREFTDDFPARYQWRKMPTAGAYDIKLEDVKFGRSITLTRVKNWWAKDKKYYRYRYNADHVVYRMISSMDKAFEMFRQGKLDLFSSSAQLLPPTYWYDKGDIPELLNGYIERYSFYNQYPRIPRCIFINQSKPLLDNLDIRVGLHHAFNMEKVISVVLRDDAVRMQSAFAGFGRFTSPNLRARPYDPAKAREAFTKAGFTKSGRDGVLTNDAGKRLTFTLSVGNLPLYNQAALIWKEDALKAGVDLQIESLDFTQLFKKAAEKKHELVLAGFGATPPYPEPWQFYHSDNAYEKGTRKPKTETNNFTQTANAELDKLIDEQREAPNEDEMQRLCWLIEEKVQEQASEIPTWEVPLYRYFHWRWLRWPEGGNFKFTREANEAFAWWIDEDIKEETQKAMREGRSFGEVSRVFEQFRDPQP from the coding sequence ATGAGATTTTCATTCCATCAAACCTTAACAGCCTTGCTGCTCGGTTGCACCCTGCTCATAAGCGCGTGCTCGCGCACCGTGACGGATGATCGTTTTCCTCCCTACGACAACACCGAGGAGGTCAAAGCCGCCTGGCAGGCCAAGCCTGATCTGTATCGCTTCCGCACCCCCGCCGACCTTCCGCCTAACTTGAAGTGGGAAACAGGCCTGGATTATCCCGACATGGGTTCCCCTGAGGCGAAGAAGGGCGGCACGTTCAACTATGACATGCCGAACTACCCCTCGACCCTGCGTTTCATGGGTCCAGACGGTAACAACACCTTCCGTAGCGAGCACTATGACAACATCGAAATGAGCCTGCTGAGCAAGCACCTGGATTTGGACACCTGGATCCCGGGCTTGGCGAATGAATGGGCCGTCAGCGAAGATCGCCTCACCGTTTTCTTCCGCCTCGATCCGGATGCCACCTATTCGGACGGCGTGAAAGTGGAGGTCGAAGATTTCTTCATGGCCTTTTACATGTCGCTGTCAAAGCATGCCAAGGACCCTTTCCGGGCCGACTACTTTCAACGCGAGTTCACCTGCATCACCAAATACGATGAACGCACACTCTCGGTGACTCTAACGAAACCGAAGCCTGACCCCATCTACTCCGCCAACATGGGACCGATGCCACGGCACTTTTTCCGCGAGTTCACCGATGATTTCCCCGCTCGCTATCAGTGGCGTAAGATGCCAACAGCTGGTGCCTACGACATCAAGCTCGAAGATGTTAAATTTGGCCGCAGCATCACGCTCACACGCGTGAAAAACTGGTGGGCGAAGGACAAGAAATACTATCGCTATCGCTACAATGCGGATCACGTCGTCTATCGCATGATCAGCTCCATGGACAAAGCCTTTGAGATGTTCCGTCAGGGCAAGCTCGATCTTTTTTCCAGCAGCGCCCAACTCCTGCCGCCTACCTATTGGTATGACAAAGGTGACATCCCTGAACTGCTCAATGGCTACATCGAGCGTTATTCCTTTTACAATCAATACCCTCGCATCCCACGCTGTATTTTCATCAATCAAAGCAAGCCTTTGTTGGATAACCTAGACATCCGTGTGGGTCTGCATCACGCCTTCAATATGGAGAAGGTGATCTCTGTGGTGCTGCGGGATGACGCCGTGCGCATGCAGAGCGCCTTTGCGGGATTTGGCCGTTTCACCAGTCCCAACCTGCGCGCTCGTCCTTATGATCCGGCCAAAGCTCGGGAGGCTTTTACCAAAGCAGGCTTCACGAAATCTGGACGCGATGGCGTTCTAACCAATGATGCCGGGAAACGCCTCACCTTCACGCTCAGTGTCGGCAATTTGCCGCTTTATAACCAAGCGGCCTTGATCTGGAAAGAAGATGCGCTGAAAGCGGGGGTGGACCTTCAGATCGAGTCTCTGGACTTCACTCAACTCTTCAAAAAAGCGGCTGAGAAAAAGCATGAGTTGGTGCTCGCAGGTTTCGGCGCAACACCGCCCTATCCTGAACCCTGGCAGTTTTATCACAGCGATAACGCCTATGAAAAAGGCACCCGTAAACCCAAGACTGAAACCAATAACTTCACCCAAACAGCCAACGCCGAGCTGGACAAGTTGATTGATGAACAGCGCGAGGCTCCAAACGAAGACGAGATGCAGCGCCTTTGCTGGTTGATTGAGGAAAAGGTGCAAGAGCAAGCCTCCGAGATCCCCACCTGGGAGGTGCCGCTTTATCGTTATTTCCACTGGCGCTGGCTGCGCTGGCCGGAGGGCGGTAACTTCAAGTTTACCCGTGAGGCCAATGAGGCCTTTGCTTGGTGGATTGATGAAGACATCAAAGAAGAAACCCAGAAGGCCATGCGTGAAGGGCGTTCCTTTGGCGAAGTCAGCCGCGTATTTGAGCAGTTTCGTGATCCCCAGCCATGA
- a CDS encoding ABC transporter permease subunit produces MSPRTTGYLSVGFAVLSALFQGLGFQVPVFKIPFLGGPWPGWILLALLTVMGLRLILRPQREWQFSPLTLKQIRRFRSIRRGYISFLILLGLAGLASLDNLVVGKRALIVRYAGEFYFPFLRGDFLPGKTFGFETEAETDYRELQTRSRRENKGDWVILPLVPFATKLDAPPIIEELEMHGDKLSLKEGGLPLNGTAYTVFANNPDQKRQEFQFRRGLKHGDFRGWNEKGEQVEKGRYENGQRVAYTDFSDGQAAALESQAGSVWQRLVYPPSYPSAAHRHYLGTNTTGQDVLAMLFGGWQQALVAAVLYVSAVFVIGIFVGGALGYFGGWVDITVQRFMEIWSVLPFLFVVAIISSLITPSLTVLVAVIAAFGWMGTTSYLRTAVFREKARDYVAAARLLGASTPRIIFRQVLPNVIAILVTLAPFEVAGVITSLAALDFLGFGLPPDEPSWGRLLHEGVDNFSYPWIVSSAFFAMASVLVLVTFVGEAVREAFDPKKFTIYK; encoded by the coding sequence ATGAGCCCACGCACCACTGGTTATCTCTCTGTTGGCTTCGCTGTTCTTTCGGCGTTGTTTCAGGGCCTGGGTTTTCAGGTTCCTGTGTTTAAGATTCCCTTTCTCGGCGGCCCTTGGCCAGGTTGGATTCTTCTGGCTCTTCTCACAGTCATGGGCTTGCGCCTCATCCTGCGCCCCCAGCGGGAGTGGCAATTCAGCCCACTGACCTTGAAGCAGATCCGACGCTTTCGTTCCATTCGTCGGGGTTACATTTCCTTCCTCATCTTGCTCGGTCTCGCCGGGTTGGCAAGCCTGGATAATCTGGTGGTGGGCAAACGCGCCCTCATCGTTCGTTATGCTGGGGAGTTTTATTTTCCCTTCCTGCGTGGCGATTTTCTGCCAGGCAAGACGTTCGGTTTCGAGACGGAAGCGGAGACGGATTACCGTGAGTTGCAGACTCGCAGCCGACGTGAGAACAAGGGTGACTGGGTGATTCTGCCCTTGGTGCCTTTTGCGACTAAATTGGATGCGCCACCCATCATCGAAGAGTTGGAAATGCATGGTGACAAGCTCAGCCTTAAAGAGGGTGGCCTCCCACTCAATGGCACGGCTTACACCGTCTTTGCCAACAATCCCGACCAGAAACGCCAAGAGTTCCAGTTTCGCCGAGGCCTGAAGCATGGCGACTTCCGAGGCTGGAATGAAAAGGGTGAACAGGTGGAGAAAGGCCGTTATGAAAACGGCCAGCGCGTGGCTTACACCGACTTCTCAGATGGCCAAGCAGCAGCCCTGGAATCCCAAGCGGGCTCCGTCTGGCAGCGCCTCGTTTATCCGCCATCCTATCCCTCCGCTGCTCATCGACATTACCTGGGCACCAATACCACTGGGCAAGACGTGCTGGCCATGCTCTTCGGGGGCTGGCAGCAGGCTCTCGTCGCCGCCGTTCTTTATGTGTCTGCGGTGTTTGTCATTGGCATCTTTGTCGGGGGCGCTCTGGGTTACTTCGGTGGCTGGGTGGACATCACCGTCCAGCGTTTCATGGAGATCTGGTCCGTGCTGCCCTTCCTCTTTGTCGTGGCCATCATCAGTTCACTCATCACGCCGAGCTTGACGGTGCTTGTGGCCGTGATTGCCGCCTTCGGCTGGATGGGCACCACCAGTTACCTGCGCACCGCCGTTTTCCGTGAGAAAGCTCGAGACTACGTGGCTGCTGCACGCCTGCTCGGAGCCAGCACACCCCGCATCATCTTCCGCCAAGTGCTGCCGAATGTGATCGCCATCCTGGTGACACTCGCCCCGTTTGAAGTCGCCGGTGTCATCACCTCCCTGGCTGCCCTGGACTTCCTGGGCTTTGGCCTCCCCCCAGATGAACCCAGCTGGGGCCGACTGCTGCATGAGGGCGTGGATAACTTCTCCTATCCCTGGATCGTCAGCAGCGCGTTCTTCGCCATGGCCTCGGTTCTCGTGCTAGTCACCTTTGTGGGTGAAGCCGTTCGCGAAGCCTTCGATCCGAAAAAGTTCACGATCTACAAATGA
- a CDS encoding ABC transporter permease produces the protein MRDYFIRRFLLIFPTLIGATLVVFFITRITPGGPMERVMQQALMNEKGGGKNAGSSLSEEQMEELAAYYGFDKPFLQAYGIWLGVLPREESLQFVKFEKETKEMSVTLKVLLPKEEWTPNNAYKLTQATVTRDGTLKAEDAKALEGWETRAEPAKERVVIYRPQRKGVIHGYFHVSSSYNQPVLEMMTSKMPVSIFYGLLTFIMTYVVCIPLGVLKAIKHRTVIDNVTSMLIFIGYSIPGFLLGSLMVVYLAARLGWFPTEGFTGENFDSLSFGGKVWDILHHAVLPLICYMIGSFAFMTMLMKNNLMDNLAADYVRTAIAKGGSFRRAVIGHALRNSLIPIATTLGSITTIFVGGSMLIERIFQIDGFGLLMIQSITDRDYPLVLGILTVDVFLIMLGNILSDYFVALTDPRVRFE, from the coding sequence ATGCGAGACTATTTCATCCGGCGCTTTCTCCTCATCTTCCCCACGCTGATCGGGGCGACCCTGGTGGTTTTTTTCATCACACGCATCACGCCCGGCGGCCCCATGGAGAGAGTCATGCAGCAAGCGCTGATGAATGAAAAAGGTGGGGGTAAAAACGCCGGCTCGTCTCTGAGCGAAGAGCAGATGGAAGAGCTCGCTGCCTATTATGGCTTCGATAAGCCTTTCCTCCAGGCCTATGGCATCTGGCTAGGCGTCTTACCACGCGAAGAGTCACTTCAGTTTGTGAAGTTCGAAAAAGAAACCAAGGAGATGTCCGTCACGCTGAAGGTGCTGCTGCCCAAGGAGGAATGGACCCCCAACAACGCCTACAAGCTCACCCAAGCCACGGTAACGCGCGACGGCACGCTAAAGGCCGAAGATGCCAAGGCGCTCGAAGGCTGGGAAACCCGAGCCGAGCCTGCGAAGGAACGCGTGGTCATCTATCGCCCGCAACGCAAAGGGGTCATCCACGGCTACTTCCATGTGTCATCGAGCTACAATCAGCCTGTGCTGGAGATGATGACCTCGAAGATGCCCGTCTCGATCTTCTACGGACTGCTCACCTTCATCATGACTTATGTGGTGTGTATCCCTTTGGGTGTCTTGAAGGCGATTAAACACCGCACGGTGATCGACAACGTGACCTCAATGCTCATCTTCATCGGTTACTCCATCCCAGGCTTCCTGCTCGGCAGTCTCATGGTGGTGTATCTGGCCGCCCGCCTCGGCTGGTTTCCCACGGAAGGCTTTACCGGGGAAAACTTCGACTCTCTCAGTTTCGGCGGCAAGGTGTGGGACATCCTGCACCACGCCGTGCTGCCCCTGATCTGCTACATGATCGGCAGCTTTGCCTTCATGACCATGCTCATGAAGAATAACCTCATGGATAACCTCGCCGCGGATTATGTCCGCACGGCCATTGCGAAAGGCGGCAGCTTCCGCCGCGCGGTGATTGGTCATGCGCTGAGAAACTCTTTGATCCCGATTGCGACGACCCTGGGCAGCATCACCACCATCTTCGTTGGAGGCTCTATGCTGATCGAGCGCATCTTTCAGATCGATGGTTTCGGGTTGCTCATGATCCAGAGCATCACGGATCGTGATTACCCTCTCGTTCTGGGCATCCTCACGGTGGATGTCTTTCTCATCATGCTTGGCAACATCCTGTCTGACTACTTCGTGGCGCTTACCGATCCGCGAGTCCGCTTTGAGTAA
- a CDS encoding peptide ABC transporter substrate-binding protein, protein MRWLLRIIVLAGLGLGLMAFHQTRTHRPTRVAEATEKGILILGNGSEPETMDLHLATGTPEHHIFDSLFEGLVAASVENPDGNTPGAASRWETADFITWTFYLRPEGKWSDGVPVTAEDFLFSFQRILSPELAAPYAPMLYPMRNAEKFNKGELKDFTQVGVKVIDDHTLQIVLEGPAPYLPSMLKHYSWHPVPRHVIERFGKMTDRDTKWTRVGNLVGNGPFQLKEWRYTHSLTVERNPHYWDAKTVKLNGIEFIPIVSDATEERAFRDGQIHQTQTIPLPKLDYYRQQKPELFHEDPLLGTYFYRLNVTKPPFNDKRVRRALTLAVDRETLIRNVLRAGQKPALGFTPPGAGEGYTTPMPLKFDPEEARRLLAEAGFPNGKGFPKFDILINTMESHRTIAEAIQEMWKKHLNIPAGVLNQDWGVYLENQRKLDYQVCRAGWIGDYLDPYTFLSIWQTGDGNNNTGWGLPRYDALMQASLREGDATRRMAILSEAENLLLDELPMVPIYWYVRNYLSRPEVRGMKPSLLEHRCYKAVWLEGAPAARE, encoded by the coding sequence ATGCGTTGGCTCCTCCGAATCATTGTCCTGGCTGGCCTTGGGCTGGGACTCATGGCTTTTCACCAGACCCGCACGCATCGGCCCACGCGCGTGGCTGAGGCGACCGAGAAAGGCATCCTGATTTTGGGCAATGGCTCCGAGCCTGAAACCATGGATCTGCATCTGGCGACCGGAACTCCTGAACATCACATCTTTGATTCGCTTTTTGAGGGCCTCGTGGCTGCCTCGGTGGAAAATCCAGACGGTAATACTCCTGGCGCTGCCAGCCGTTGGGAGACGGCGGACTTCATCACCTGGACCTTTTATCTTCGCCCAGAGGGTAAATGGAGCGATGGCGTGCCGGTCACCGCAGAGGATTTCCTATTTTCCTTTCAGCGCATCCTGTCTCCCGAGCTAGCAGCACCCTATGCGCCCATGCTTTACCCCATGCGCAATGCAGAGAAGTTCAATAAGGGCGAGCTCAAAGATTTCACTCAGGTGGGAGTCAAAGTGATTGATGATCACACCCTGCAGATCGTTCTGGAAGGCCCCGCGCCCTATCTGCCCTCCATGCTGAAACACTACTCCTGGCACCCCGTGCCACGGCATGTGATCGAGCGATTTGGCAAGATGACGGATCGTGATACGAAGTGGACCCGCGTCGGTAATCTGGTGGGCAATGGCCCGTTTCAGCTCAAGGAGTGGCGCTACACCCACTCTCTCACCGTGGAGCGTAATCCTCACTATTGGGATGCCAAGACGGTGAAACTGAACGGCATCGAATTCATCCCGATCGTCAGCGATGCGACCGAGGAACGAGCTTTTCGCGATGGTCAGATCCATCAGACTCAAACCATCCCACTGCCGAAGCTGGATTACTACCGACAGCAGAAGCCGGAGTTGTTTCATGAAGACCCCCTTTTAGGCACCTACTTCTACCGCCTGAATGTCACCAAGCCTCCCTTCAATGACAAACGGGTGCGCCGGGCGTTGACCTTGGCGGTGGATCGTGAAACACTGATCCGCAATGTGTTACGAGCCGGGCAAAAACCTGCCCTGGGTTTCACCCCGCCAGGAGCAGGCGAGGGCTACACCACGCCGATGCCTTTGAAGTTCGATCCCGAAGAAGCCCGCCGATTGCTGGCCGAGGCAGGTTTCCCCAATGGCAAGGGTTTCCCCAAGTTCGACATCCTCATCAACACCATGGAATCTCATCGCACCATCGCTGAGGCCATCCAGGAGATGTGGAAAAAGCACCTCAACATTCCCGCTGGTGTGCTCAATCAAGACTGGGGGGTGTATCTGGAAAACCAACGCAAGCTCGACTATCAAGTCTGCCGCGCTGGCTGGATCGGTGATTACCTGGACCCTTACACCTTTCTCAGCATCTGGCAGACCGGCGATGGCAACAACAACACCGGCTGGGGCCTCCCCCGCTACGACGCCCTCATGCAGGCCTCCCTCCGCGAAGGCGATGCGACCCGCCGCATGGCTATCCTGTCTGAGGCCGAAAACCTCCTGCTCGACGAACTGCCCATGGTGCCGATCTACTGGTATGTCCGCAACTACCTCAGCCGCCCCGAAGTGCGCGGCATGAAGCCCTCCCTCCTCGAACATCGCTGCTATAAGGCGGTGTGGCTGGAGGGTGCTCCTGCTGCGCGCGAGTAG
- a CDS encoding Gfo/Idh/MocA family protein, which produces MNRRTLLRQTSALGLTAALSSLPRLRAADAQANKLKVAVIALGRGMGHVQALLKLPNVEIAYLCEVDSNRLEKGLKVVTDQQAVSCQGVKDFRKILEDKSVDAVFIATPNFWHTPMAILAMQAGKHVYVEKPGSQNPGEAEALVAATKKYNRVVQMGNQRRTWMKEAIEALHGGAIGPVRFGRGFYYNSRKEVGKLALPAAADLDWNLWQGPVPDDAKHDIKKFAHYDWHWLWHWGNGELGNNGIHTMDILRWGLKADYPVKVTYNGGRYFYDDAQETPDTGTAVYDFGESGFEWVQSSCHPRAAEKPLAEVVFYGDNGTMGINRDSWTIYDPKGKEMSQGKGAGGGDPAHIGNFLDAIRGQAQLNSPIEEGQKSTMLCHLGNIAYRTNTVVRCDPKTGKMLDNPEGEKLWTRAYRTGWGI; this is translated from the coding sequence ATGAACCGTCGCACTCTCCTCCGCCAGACCTCCGCCCTCGGCCTTACAGCCGCTTTATCCTCGCTGCCGCGGCTTCGTGCTGCGGATGCACAGGCAAACAAACTGAAAGTAGCCGTTATCGCTCTGGGGAGAGGTATGGGGCATGTGCAGGCATTGCTGAAGTTGCCAAACGTCGAAATTGCTTACCTCTGCGAGGTGGATTCCAATCGACTGGAGAAAGGGCTGAAGGTGGTCACGGATCAGCAGGCCGTATCTTGCCAAGGCGTGAAGGACTTCCGCAAGATCCTCGAGGATAAGAGTGTGGATGCGGTATTCATCGCTACACCTAACTTCTGGCACACCCCCATGGCCATCTTAGCCATGCAGGCAGGTAAACATGTGTATGTAGAAAAACCTGGCAGCCAAAACCCCGGCGAAGCCGAAGCTCTGGTCGCCGCCACGAAAAAATACAACCGTGTGGTGCAGATGGGCAATCAGCGTCGCACTTGGATGAAAGAGGCGATCGAAGCCCTCCATGGCGGAGCCATTGGTCCGGTGCGTTTTGGACGGGGATTCTATTACAATTCCCGCAAGGAAGTGGGCAAACTCGCCCTCCCTGCCGCAGCCGATCTGGATTGGAATCTGTGGCAAGGACCGGTTCCAGATGATGCCAAGCATGACATCAAGAAATTTGCCCACTACGACTGGCACTGGCTGTGGCATTGGGGCAATGGTGAACTCGGCAACAACGGAATCCACACCATGGACATCCTGCGCTGGGGCTTAAAGGCGGACTACCCTGTGAAAGTCACCTACAATGGTGGTCGCTACTTTTATGATGATGCTCAGGAGACGCCGGATACAGGAACCGCCGTCTATGACTTTGGTGAATCAGGCTTCGAGTGGGTGCAGAGTTCCTGTCATCCGCGGGCGGCGGAAAAACCCTTGGCTGAAGTAGTGTTCTATGGGGACAACGGCACCATGGGCATCAATCGAGACTCTTGGACGATTTATGATCCAAAGGGCAAGGAGATGAGTCAGGGCAAGGGGGCCGGAGGTGGTGATCCCGCTCACATCGGCAATTTCTTGGATGCTATTCGTGGTCAGGCTCAACTCAACAGTCCCATCGAAGAGGGACAAAAGAGCACGATGCTCTGTCACTTGGGGAACATCGCCTATCGCACCAACACCGTCGTGCGCTGCGACCCCAAGACAGGCAAGATGCTAGACAATCCCGAAGGCGAAAAACTCTGGACGCGAGCGTATCGCACTGGGTGGGGAATATGA